The Hypomesus transpacificus isolate Combined female chromosome 3, fHypTra1, whole genome shotgun sequence genome has a window encoding:
- the atp6v1c2 gene encoding V-type proton ATPase subunit C 1-B, whose protein sequence is MTDFWLISVPLDKTSFQSLEKLKNTVAKTNLASSFKFPIPELKVGTLDILLGVSDDLSRLDTQAESVMRKTSQCMAQVMDQFSDKVLENALANGVDLVSYVTKFQWDRAKYPTALPLKSLADILSKQVTQVETELKSRSGAYCNVKASLDCLERKAEGGLQIRTLTDILRREDLVDSEYLTTLLVVVTRGNYVQWERTYESLSEFVVPRSSRKIFEEVEEGIFTVTLFKKAVYEFKAKAKQNKFMVREFSFDQVEQEKRERNRLSVDKKEQYGIFVRWLKVNFSEVFVAWIHVKALRVFVESVLRYGLPVSFQALLLQPGKKHAKKLREELGSLFTHLDPAAAASKLDVGVDIPGVSVGQQEYFSYICFQISIKLVDPS, encoded by the exons ATGACGGACTTCTGGTTGATATCTGTTCCACTGGACAAGACCAGCTTTCAGAGTCTGGAAAAGCTCAAAAACACTGTGGCCAAAACTAATTTGGCTTCCAGTTTCAAGTTCCCCATCCCAGAGTTAAAG GTTGGTACATTGGATATCCTCCTTGGTGTGTCTGATGACCTTTCCAGACTGGACACCCAAGCTGAAAG TGTTATGCGCAAGACATCCCAGTGTATGGCACAGGTTATGGATCAGTTCAGTGACAAAGTGCTGGAGAATGCCCTGGCCAATGGAG TGGATCTGGTGAGTTATGTGACAAAGTTCCAGTGGGACAGAGCCAAATACCCCACTGCCCTGCCTCTCAAGAGCCTGGCAGACATCCTCTCCAAG cAAGTAACTCAGGTAGAGACAGAACTGAAATCTCGGTCTGGGGCATATTGCAACGTAAAAGCCAGTCTGGACTGCCTTGAGCGCAAAGCAGA AGGTGGTCTCCAAATACGCACACTGACAGACATTTTGAGGAGAGAGGACCTGGTGGACTCAGAGTATCTCACTACTCTGCTGGTGGTAGTGACCAG AGGGAACTATGTGCAGTGGGAGAGGACCTATGAATCCTTGTCAGAATTTGTGGTGCCTCGATCCAGCAG GAAAATATttgaggaggtagaggaagggATTTTCACTGTAACCCTTTTCAAGAAAGCTGTTTATGAATTCAAAGCCAAAGCCAAACAGAACAA GTTCATGGTACGGGAGTTCAGCTTTGACCAGGTGGAGCAGGAGAAACGAGAGAGGAACCGGCTTAGTGTGGACAAGAAGGAACAATAT GGAATCTTTGTGCGTTGGCTGAAGGTAAACTTCAGTGAGGTATTTGTTGCCTGGATCCATGTCAAAGCTCTAAGGGTATTTGTGGAATCTGTTCTCAG GTATGGTCTGCCTGTTAGCTTCCAGGCCTTGCTGCTGCAGCCGGGCAAAAAACATGCAAAGAAACTGAGGGAGGAACTGGGTTCCCTTTTCACACATCTGGACCCTGCAGCAGCGGCCAGCAAGCTTGAT GTTGGTGTTGATATCCCAGGAGTGAGTGTGGGTCAACAGGAGTACTTCTCCTACATCTGCTTCCAGATCAGCATCAAACTCGTTGACCCCAGTTAA
- the kcnf1b gene encoding potassium voltage-gated channel subfamily F member 1 has product MWTVPKPRYANGYNLCFEDVTEIVVNIGGVRVVLHSDVLNRHPESRLAELVNCSSRNNDAISSLCDEYDPCKREFYFDRDPDAFKCIIDVYYFDEIHIKRGICPICFIKEMEYWKIEQSYLDECCKSYLSEKEEELAEIANKVKLILDDLDGDPSVHRSERCQKFLWKLMEKPESSLPARVIAIASFLFILVSSLVMCIGTIPELQVEDAEGNLVEHPTLDAIETACIGWFTVEYLLRLASSPNKIRFLFSFMNIIDFMAIIPFYVVLTLTSLGTAMMELANVQQAVQALRIMRIARIFKLARHSSGLQTLTYALKRSFKELGLLLMYMGVGIFVFSALGYTMEQSHPETLFKSIPQSFWWAIITMTTVGYGDIYPKTTLGKCNAAISFLCGVIAIALPIHPIINNFVIFYNKQKVLETAAKHELELMELQSDEGATGKAKSKPEQRADMESSHDRPQ; this is encoded by the coding sequence ATGTGGACAGTACCTAAACCACGTTACGCGAATGGCTATAATTTGTGTTTTGAAGATGTAACCGAGATAGTCGTGAACATTGGCGGAGTCAGGGTAGTATTGCACAGTGATGTACTAAACCGTCACCCGGAAAGTCGCCTGGCAGAACTGGTGAACTGCTCCTCGCGGAATAATGATGCCATCTCCTCGCTCTGTGACGAGTACGACCCGTGTAAAAGAGAGTTCTACTTCGACAGGGATCCCGATGCGTTCAAATGTATCATAGACGTATACTACTTTGACGAGATTCACATTAAGAGAGGAATCTGTCCCATTTGTTTCATTAAGGAGATGGAATACTGGAAAATTGAACAAAGTTATTTGGACGAATGCTGTAAAAGTTACCTGAgcgaaaaagaagaagaactaGCCGAGATTGCCAACAAAGTAAAGCTGATATTAGATGATTTAGATGGAGACCCGTCTGTACACCGCTCGGAGCGCTGTCAAAAGTTCTTGTGGAAACTAATGGAGAAACCAGAATCCTCTTTGCCTGCGCGCGTGATTGCCATCGCATCGTTCCTCTTCATCCTAGTCTCCTCATTGGTGATGTGCATAGGGACTATTCCAGAACTCCAGGTGGAGGACGCAGAGGGGAACCTCGTAGAACACCCGACACTTGATGCCATAGAGACCGCCTGTATTGGCTGGTTCACCGTGGAGTACCTGCTGCGTCTTGCGTCCTCCCCAAACAAAATACGCTTTCTGTTCTCCTTCATGAACATAATAGATTTCATGGCCATCATTCCGTTCTATGTGGTACTAACCCTTACGTCCCTCGGCACGGCTATGATGGAACTGGCCAACGTCCAGCAAGCGGTCCAAGCACTTCGTATTATGCGCATCGCTCGAATCTTCAAGTTAGCGCGCCACTCCTCCGGGTTACAGACTCTCACATACGCACTGAAAAGGAGCTTCAAGGAGCTCGGGTTGCTCCTCATGTACATGGGCGTGGGGATATTCGTGTTTTCAGCTTTGGGGTACACCATGGAGCAAAGCCACCCAGAAACCCTCTTCAAGAGCATCCCACAGTCCTTCTGGTGGGCCATTATTACCATGACGACGGTTGGCTACGGAGACATTTACCCTAAAACCACTCTTGGCAAGTGTAATGCTGCCATTAGCTTCTTGTGCGGGGTGATAGCTATCGCGTTACCCATTCATCCCATCATTAACAACTTTGTCATATTTTACAACAAGCAAAAAGTGCTCGAGACCGCAGCCAAACACGAACTGGAGCTCATGGAGTTGCAGTCTGATGAGGGCGCAACGGGCAAGGCCAAGAGCAAACCTGAGCAGCGGGCGGACATGGAGAGCTCACATGACCGACCGCAGTGA